GAGCTCCACGTATTGGTAACCAAACTTGGTTCTTATAGCTGGAAATAGGCGCAGTTTATTTCGAACACCATTATCGAGTGACAGAATCTATTCTATTCTTCTCAGTTGATTTTCGTGATTTTTCCCTTCGattcctcttttttccctctGTGACGAAATTTGCAGGGTTATCGTCAGCGCGGTTAAACGTCAGTCAGTATCTGAAGGTTATGATGAGGAAGAGAAGCTCGGCATGGTTTGGATGCAGGTTCTTAGCTGCGTATATCGTTAGCGTTCTTTTTTAGGTATTGATGGTTCAGTCAAGGTGTGTAAACGTGTTTTAGCcttgtttttattgttcttgtttatGTTTAGGCTtaatacatttttttttagatcaTGATGACATGGTttaagtaaaaaaatcctTGGCattaaaaaagaacagcaaaaatattcaactCTCGGATGAATGAAATGTTGTTTTTTGCAATGAttgtctttgtttttcttgaagtcTACTTAACTTTATATAtcagtttcaattttataGAATTTTATAACAGTCCTTTGTCCTAAGGTGTAATCATTTCGTACCAATCCAGAATTGGCCATTTTCTCCACGATCAATCTGCTTTCTCAGTTGTCTGCTTAATAGCACGCCAACTTCATATTTCTCCTTCGTTTTCTTATCAAGATATTCTTGAAGCTTTACCACAGCTCTGTGTAACCTCTTGCCGTCTTCCATAGAGAGCGAACCCTGTGCATTCATCTTGTTCAGATAgtcaatttccttttgcaaCTTAATACATTTCATAGCTAAATAATCGTGTCTTTTTTCCAGCTTAGCAGCATTGCCTAACTCAGACGCAGATGTGATGGGGGAAGACACGGGCGAATCATACTTGTTTAGAGAAGACTTGCGGCTCCCGCCTCTCGAATTCGAATTGTTACTCACTGAGATAACTCTGAATGGGTTTGTTGTACGTCGTTTCCCGGAATTtggtacttttttttgttcgtAACTATTCGTATTAAAGCCACTCGCATCTGTATCATCCTCTTTGGAATTCTTCTTGgggatgaaaattttagtTTGGGAATCCAGAGGCGTGCTCCTTCCGGAAGGACTGGATAAAACCTCCGAAGTATCGGTAGTTTGGTCAGCTAAATGCTTGCTCTCATAGTCGTCCTCGTTATTACTCCCTACGGATATTGTTTGCGGGTGTATTCCCTGATCTTTATTACAGGAAGAAAACTCGTCTAATATTAGCTCAGTATCTGCCTTACGGTGTCCTGCGAAGGTGATATTTTGACGATTGGGGGGTTCAAAAGATGGTGTCCCATTCTTCTCTTCCGTTTCCTTATCTGTGCGCTCGTCCCCCACGTCGAATTTTTCGTCTTCCCAttcatcatcgttattTTTGACAGTTTCAATATCAACTCCGTTCTGATTTACATTCGTAGTATCAGCCAGCTTGATTTCAGTGTGAGTATTCTTTAACTGTTCATTTCCCGTGGAATTTGCAATAAATGCATTGTAGGAATCACCAATAGCAACGGTCGTGTGGTTCATCTGCTCTTCGACTGTTACAGTTTGAGGATGTGGATGCTGGGCTTCCATACTCTTATTTgttccattttcattgggAATATGGGCTGGTGAAGTCTCGTGCTCGACTTCAGGTTGAGCGGCGTCCACTGGGACAGTACTATTACTAGTTAGAAA
The Saccharomyces kudriavzevii IFO 1802 strain IFO1802 genome assembly, chromosome: 14 DNA segment above includes these coding regions:
- the BNI5 gene encoding Bni5p (similar to Saccharomyces cerevisiae BNI5 (YNL166C); ancestral locus Anc_2.88) — its product is MGLDQDKIKKRLSQIEIDINQMNQMIDENLQLVDSVEDESAHDDIRLTGVTDTPEMADTTIFLTSNSTVPVDAAQPEVEHETSPAHIPNENGTNKSMEAQHPHPQTVTVEEQMNHTTVAIGDSYNAFIANSTGNEQLKNTHTEIKLADTTNVNQNGVDIETVKNNDDEWEDEKFDVGDERTDKETEEKNGTPSFEPPNRQNITFAGHRKADTELILDEFSSCNKDQGIHPQTISVGSNNEDDYESKHLADQTTDTSEVLSSPSGRSTPLDSQTKIFIPKKNSKEDDTDASGFNTNSYEQKKVPNSGKRRTTNPFRVISVSNNSNSRGGSRKSSLNKYDSPVSSPITSASELGNAAKLEKRHDYLAMKCIKLQKEIDYLNKMNAQGSLSMEDGKRLHRAVVKLQEYLDKKTKEKYEVGVLLSRQLRKQIDRGENGQFWIGTK